One Nocardioides oleivorans DNA segment encodes these proteins:
- a CDS encoding M12 family metallo-peptidase: MPTRKVLSTIAGLATFALAASMVPGTTATAAPVAKPGKVDLLSASDGATTAPGLTGDRSRSVAIDESGLDAARAGDRLAIDLFDGESVTAVVDAQSTVDGVTSWTGSLAGEGGSFTAVDVDGYRHITISSAEQGTYEVTSTKGGDYVLTQAGEFDGEGEDAIVPDADHADHADGATPRRQAPTAGGDATGADAASTIDVAIVYPASLVAELGAGPMQAQFALGITQTNQAFAASGIPTQVRLIGTRQLAQPQLSNLDLSLSALQKPSDGLFDEVAGFREEVHADLVSMWLSNYPAGTSCGLGYIGSGAGSADYAFTALYGPSCSTGNMTFAHELGHNLSADHDSGASSAPSARSKPYARGYVDLTAGTYSVMAYPTACQAAGVSCTRAAAFSGPNVLWNGRPQGTAAIDNTRAINEQIGLAANYRQSQIYPGAVAITGSARYKGTAVATPTDWAPAVSYSYQWYVDGAPVPGAVGATYTPGPSQIGHALSVAVTGSAPYYTPASVGTAAVAIGKATFKTKRPKLKGVPRAGRVLSVKLKGWKPKPGKKGVKVRYQWMRNGKNIKGAKKATYRLGRKDRGKKVSVVVKVKKKYYDTAKKSSKKIKVRR; encoded by the coding sequence ATGCCAACCCGAAAAGTCCTGTCCACCATCGCCGGCCTCGCCACGTTCGCGCTCGCCGCGTCGATGGTTCCCGGCACCACCGCCACCGCGGCACCCGTCGCGAAGCCCGGGAAGGTCGACCTGCTGTCGGCCTCCGACGGCGCCACCACGGCACCCGGCCTGACCGGTGACCGCTCGCGCTCCGTCGCGATCGACGAGTCCGGCCTCGACGCCGCTCGTGCGGGCGACCGGCTCGCGATCGACCTCTTCGACGGCGAGTCCGTCACCGCGGTCGTGGACGCGCAGAGCACCGTCGACGGCGTGACGTCGTGGACCGGCTCGCTCGCCGGCGAGGGCGGCTCGTTCACCGCCGTCGACGTCGACGGCTACCGCCACATCACCATCAGCTCCGCCGAGCAGGGCACCTACGAGGTCACCAGCACCAAGGGCGGCGACTACGTCCTGACCCAGGCCGGCGAGTTCGACGGCGAGGGCGAGGACGCGATCGTGCCCGACGCCGACCACGCCGACCACGCCGACGGCGCCACCCCTCGTCGCCAGGCACCCACCGCTGGTGGCGACGCCACCGGAGCCGACGCGGCGAGCACCATCGACGTAGCGATCGTCTACCCCGCCTCGCTCGTGGCCGAGCTGGGCGCGGGTCCGATGCAGGCGCAGTTCGCGCTCGGCATCACCCAGACCAACCAGGCGTTCGCCGCCTCGGGCATCCCGACCCAGGTGCGCCTGATCGGCACCCGCCAGCTCGCCCAGCCGCAGCTGTCCAACCTGGACCTCTCGCTCTCTGCCCTGCAGAAGCCCTCCGACGGCCTGTTCGACGAGGTCGCCGGGTTCCGTGAGGAGGTCCACGCCGACCTGGTCAGCATGTGGCTCTCCAACTACCCCGCCGGCACCTCGTGCGGCCTCGGCTACATCGGCTCGGGCGCGGGCAGCGCCGACTACGCCTTCACCGCGCTCTACGGGCCCAGCTGCTCCACCGGCAACATGACGTTCGCCCACGAGCTCGGCCACAACCTCAGCGCCGACCACGACTCCGGTGCCAGCTCGGCGCCCTCGGCGAGGAGCAAGCCCTACGCCCGCGGCTACGTCGACCTCACCGCCGGGACGTACTCCGTCATGGCCTACCCGACCGCCTGCCAGGCGGCCGGGGTGTCGTGCACCCGTGCCGCGGCCTTCTCCGGCCCGAACGTCCTCTGGAACGGTCGCCCGCAGGGCACCGCGGCGATCGACAACACCCGGGCGATCAACGAGCAGATCGGGCTCGCGGCCAACTACCGCCAGTCGCAGATCTACCCGGGCGCGGTCGCGATCACCGGCTCCGCGCGCTACAAGGGCACCGCCGTCGCGACCCCCACCGACTGGGCGCCGGCCGTCAGCTACAGCTACCAGTGGTACGTCGACGGCGCGCCGGTCCCCGGTGCGGTCGGGGCGACGTACACCCCCGGCCCGTCGCAGATCGGCCACGCCCTCAGCGTCGCGGTCACCGGCAGTGCGCCCTACTACACGCCGGCGAGCGTGGGCACCGCTGCCGTGGCCATCGGCAAGGCCACCTTCAAGACCAAGCGCCCGAAGCTCAAGGGCGTCCCGCGCGCCGGCCGCGTGCTCTCGGTCAAGCTCAAGGGCTGGAAGCCGAAGCCCGGCAAGAAGGGCGTCAAGGTCCGCTACCAGTGGATGCGCAACGGCAAGAACATCAAGGGCGCCAAGAAGGCGACCTACCGCCTCGGCCGCAAGGACCGTGGCAAGAAGGTCTCCGTGGTGGTCAAGGTGAAGAAGAAGTACTACGACACCGCCAAGAAGAGCTCGAAGAAGATCAAGGTCCGCCGCTGA